A stretch of Lathyrus oleraceus cultivar Zhongwan6 chromosome 6, CAAS_Psat_ZW6_1.0, whole genome shotgun sequence DNA encodes these proteins:
- the LOC127091353 gene encoding S-protein homolog 74-like: protein MEMKKKNSSSYLLAPVFFILAFTFPTILSASSNSYATKDHLFPEFIKWHVYVVNSLSYNQNLFAHCKSSEDDLGVNNLSPGSNITWSFRTDFFHSTMFSCYVTKDGASLSFKAFWYDARLFDKCDWKNCIWVAKDDGVYLKNLSRRLDELVYNWNA from the coding sequence ATGGAGATGAAGAAAAAGAATTCAAGCAGCTATCTTTTGGCACCAGTATTCTTCATTTTGGCTTTTACCTTTCCAACTATTTTGAGTGCTTCTTCAAATTCTTATGCAACAAAAGATCATCTGTTCCCTGAGTTCATAAAATGGCATGTATATGTTGTCAATTCCTTGAGCTACAACCAAAACTTGTTCGCGCATTGCAAATCATCAGAAGATGATCTTGGCGTCAATAACCTATCTCCAGGttcaaatatcacttggagttTTAGGACAGATTTCTTTCACTCGACAATGTTTTCGTGCTATGTGACTAAAGACGGCGCTTCTCTTAGTTTCAAGGCTTTCTGGTATGATGCTCGTCTTTTTGACAAGTGTGATTGGAAGAATTGTATTTGGGTTGCTAAAGACGATGGAGTTTACTTGAAAAATTTGAGTCGAAGACTTGATGAGTTGGTTTATAATTGGAATGCCTGA